In one window of Polynucleobacter sp. AM-7D1 DNA:
- a CDS encoding UDP-2,3-diacylglucosamine diphosphatase, which yields MIPQYASALFISDLHLTPSMPLTAQRFFDFCEKDAPKVEAVFILGDLFEYWVGDDAAQHSPFQQEVKHALATLSTKVKTYYLHGNRDFLVGKHFLSKTGMTFMPDPSKINIAGSEYVLCHGDSLCTADIGYQVFRSWVRKAWIQKLFLKLPLKWRRSIANHLRNNSGVQYQRALRSTVDGAQAKTDVTLAACAAVLRDQNGNQLIHGHTHLPRHHQENLLAQEWQRWVLSDWDLDHPESGRPRASTLLINQDGVRYADLIKT from the coding sequence ATGATCCCGCAATACGCGAGCGCGTTATTCATTTCTGATTTACATCTCACGCCGTCAATGCCCTTGACGGCGCAACGATTTTTTGATTTTTGTGAAAAGGATGCCCCTAAGGTAGAGGCTGTATTTATCCTGGGTGACTTGTTTGAGTATTGGGTTGGAGATGATGCTGCCCAGCACTCCCCTTTTCAACAAGAAGTGAAGCATGCGCTTGCAACACTCTCGACTAAAGTGAAAACATATTATCTTCACGGTAATCGAGATTTTTTAGTTGGAAAGCATTTCTTAAGCAAAACGGGCATGACCTTCATGCCCGATCCAAGCAAGATCAACATTGCTGGATCTGAATATGTTCTTTGTCATGGCGATTCTCTTTGTACAGCAGATATTGGTTATCAGGTGTTTCGTAGTTGGGTTCGTAAAGCTTGGATTCAAAAATTATTCTTGAAATTACCTTTGAAATGGCGTCGTTCGATTGCAAATCATCTGCGAAACAATAGTGGCGTGCAATATCAGCGTGCGCTGCGCTCTACTGTTGATGGCGCTCAAGCCAAAACAGATGTCACCTTAGCAGCATGCGCTGCAGTACTGAGAGATCAGAATGGCAATCAATTGATTCATGGACATACTCATCTTCCCAGGCACCATCAAGAAAATCTTTTGGCCCAAGAATGGCAGCGCTGGGTCTTATCCGATTGGGATTTAGATCACCCTGAAAGTGGGCGACCACGCGCAAGTACGCTACTCATTAACCAAGACGGCGTTCGATACGCCGACCTGATTAAGACTTAA
- a CDS encoding inositol monophosphatase family protein: MHPMLNVAVKAARRAGTVINRASLNLERLQVDRKQHNDFVTEVDRQAEAAIIETLSEAYPTHGFLAEETGAQNSDAENVWIIDPLDGTTNFIHGFPQYAVSIALSVNGITQQAVVYDPTRDELFTATRGAGAYLDRRRLRVATQDRLANSLLGTGFPYREDQDLEKYLKIFAEMSRNCAGLRRPGAASLDLAYVAAGRYDGFFESDLKPWDMAAGALLITEAGGLIGNYRGEEGFLQSGEVMCANPRIFGQMVQCLSKYSIC; this comes from the coding sequence ATGCATCCCATGTTAAATGTGGCCGTTAAGGCTGCCCGTCGTGCCGGAACCGTGATTAATAGGGCTTCTCTTAATTTAGAGCGCCTTCAGGTTGACCGCAAACAACATAATGACTTTGTTACCGAGGTGGACAGACAGGCTGAAGCGGCCATTATTGAGACGCTTAGCGAAGCCTATCCAACACATGGTTTTTTGGCTGAAGAAACTGGCGCTCAAAATAGCGATGCTGAAAACGTATGGATCATTGATCCCTTGGATGGCACGACCAACTTTATTCATGGCTTTCCGCAATATGCAGTTTCGATTGCGCTCTCAGTCAACGGCATCACTCAGCAAGCAGTGGTGTATGACCCAACTCGCGACGAACTCTTTACCGCTACACGTGGTGCAGGTGCCTACTTAGACCGCCGGCGTTTACGTGTTGCCACTCAAGACCGTTTAGCTAATTCTTTACTTGGCACCGGTTTTCCGTATCGCGAAGATCAGGATCTAGAAAAGTATTTAAAAATCTTTGCAGAGATGTCACGAAATTGTGCTGGTCTGCGTCGTCCTGGTGCTGCGTCTTTGGACTTAGCTTATGTTGCAGCCGGTCGTTACGATGGATTCTTTGAGAGTGATCTCAAGCCCTGGGATATGGCTGCGGGCGCATTATTAATTACTGAAGCAGGTGGGCTCATCGGCAACTACCGCGGCGAAGAAGGCTTCTTGCAAAGCGGTGAAGTAATGTGTGCAAACCCGCGTATTTTTGGTCAGATGGTGCAGTGCTTATCGAAATATTCCATCTGTTAA
- a CDS encoding peptidylprolyl isomerase gives MAKVLLKTNQGDITLTLDAAKAPKTVANFLQYVKSGHYDGTIFHRVIDNFMIQGGGMTAGLKEKSSGAQIENEANNGLKNDRGTVAMARTSDPHSATAQFFINVNDNDFLNHTSPSAQGWGYAVFGKVTDGLDVVDTIRKVKTGNSGFHQDVPKEDVVIEKASVLEE, from the coding sequence ATGGCTAAAGTTCTACTCAAAACAAATCAGGGTGATATCACCCTCACCTTAGATGCCGCTAAAGCACCAAAGACCGTTGCCAATTTTTTACAGTACGTCAAAAGCGGTCACTACGATGGCACGATTTTCCACCGCGTCATTGATAACTTCATGATTCAAGGTGGAGGCATGACTGCTGGACTGAAAGAAAAATCTTCTGGCGCCCAAATTGAGAATGAGGCAAACAATGGTCTTAAGAACGATCGTGGCACTGTAGCCATGGCACGCACTAGCGATCCACACTCTGCGACAGCCCAATTTTTCATTAACGTAAATGACAATGACTTCTTGAATCACACTTCACCAAGTGCTCAAGGCTGGGGTTATGCCGTTTTTGGCAAGGTTACTGATGGCCTAGATGTGGTTGATACGATTCGTAAAGTAAAGACTGGTAATTCCGGCTTTCATCAAGATGTTCCTAAAGAAGATGTTGTTATTGAAAAGGCAAGCGTTCTCGAGGAATGA